From a region of the Myroides sp. JBRI-B21084 genome:
- the fabD gene encoding ACP S-malonyltransferase: protein MKAYVFPGQGAQFVGMGKDLYESSEIAKELFDKANTILGFNITEIMFNGTDEELKQTKVTQPAVFLHSVILAKTLPDFNPEMVAGHSLGEFSALVANGTLSFEDALQLVSKRALAMQKACEITPSTMAAVLNLDDKVVEDICASIDGVVVAANYNCPGQLVISGETKAVELACEKMKEAGAKRALILPVGGAFHSPMMEPAREELAAAIEATTFNNPICPVYQNVTASAVSDPSEIKKNLITQLTAPVKWTQSVQQMIADGATSFTEVGPGKVLMGLINKINKDVETIKA from the coding sequence ATGAAAGCATACGTATTTCCAGGGCAAGGTGCTCAATTTGTAGGAATGGGAAAAGATTTATACGAATCTTCTGAAATAGCAAAAGAGTTATTTGATAAAGCCAACACCATTTTAGGTTTTAACATTACCGAAATAATGTTTAATGGAACTGATGAAGAATTAAAACAAACAAAAGTTACGCAACCTGCGGTTTTTTTACATTCGGTTATATTAGCTAAAACATTACCTGACTTTAACCCAGAAATGGTTGCCGGACACTCGTTAGGTGAATTTTCTGCATTAGTAGCCAATGGAACACTATCATTTGAAGATGCCTTGCAATTAGTTTCAAAACGTGCCTTAGCAATGCAAAAAGCATGTGAAATTACACCTTCAACAATGGCTGCTGTTTTAAATTTAGACGATAAAGTAGTAGAAGATATTTGTGCTTCAATTGACGGAGTTGTAGTTGCTGCAAATTACAATTGTCCTGGGCAATTAGTAATTTCGGGCGAAACAAAAGCAGTAGAATTAGCTTGTGAAAAAATGAAAGAAGCAGGTGCAAAACGTGCTTTAATATTACCTGTAGGTGGTGCATTTCACTCACCAATGATGGAACCTGCTCGTGAAGAATTAGCAGCTGCTATTGAAGCTACCACATTTAACAACCCAATTTGTCCGGTGTATCAAAATGTAACTGCAAGTGCTGTATCTGATCCTTCAGAAATAAAGAAGAACTTAATTACACAATTAACTGCACCCGTAAAATGGACACAATCGGTACAACAAATGATTGCCGACGGTGCAACATCATTTACAGAAGTAGGTCCAGGTAAAGTTTTAATGGGATTGATTAATAAAATCAATAAAGATGTTGAAACGATAAAAGCTTAA